The DNA window CGAAGTTCCAACGCTTCATCACCCCCGCCGTACCCCGGCCCTTGGAGGTGCCGGTCACGTCCACCCGCTCCCCCGCTTTAAAGATCTCCACGGTCACCACGTCGCCTTCCGGGTTGAAGCCGCGGATCTCCTTCAGGATGCGCACCGGCCCCACTCCAGCCCGGGCGAAATGCCCCTTCATGGGCCGGTTCACCCGCTTGGGGTTTTGGGGCAGGAAGCCCAGCTGGACCGCCGTATACCCATCCTTTTCCGGCGTCCGGCGCTGGATCACCGGGCAGGGACCCGCCAGGATCACGGTGACGGGAATGGCCCGGTCCTCCCGGTAAATCCGGGTCATGCCCACCTTCATGCCCAGGATGCCCTTCATTTGCCACCCCCCACGGTCTTGATCTCGATCTCCACCCCGGTGGGCAGGTCCAGGGACATAAGGCTCTCAATGGTCTTGCGGTTGGGGTTCAGGATGTCCACCAGGCGGTGGTGGGTGCGCAGCTCAAAGTGTTCCCGGGAGTCCTTGTGCTTGAAAGGACCCCGGATCACGGTGAAGCGCCTAACCCGGGTAGGCAGGGGCACGGGACCCGAGACCTGAGCCCCGGAGCGCCGGGCCGCTTCCACGATCTTCTGGGCCGAGGCGTCCAGGGTCTTGTGGTCAAAGCCCCGTAGCTTGATGCGGATCTTGGGCATGCCTCACCTCACTCCAGGATCTTGGTGACCACGCCGGCGCCCACGGTCCGCCCACCCTCACGGATGGCAAACC is part of the Thermus caldifontis genome and encodes:
- the rplC gene encoding 50S ribosomal protein L3, whose amino-acid sequence is MKGILGMKVGMTRIYREDRAIPVTVILAGPCPVIQRRTPEKDGYTAVQLGFLPQNPKRVNRPMKGHFARAGVGPVRILKEIRGFNPEGDVVTVEIFKAGERVDVTGTSKGRGTAGVMKRWNFAGGPDSHGAHKIHRHPGSIGNRKTPGRVYKGKKMAGRYGAERVTVMNLEVVDVIPEENLLLVKGAVPGPNGGLVLVRGTKKVAK
- the rpsJ gene encoding 30S ribosomal protein S10, coding for MPKIRIKLRGFDHKTLDASAQKIVEAARRSGAQVSGPVPLPTRVRRFTVIRGPFKHKDSREHFELRTHHRLVDILNPNRKTIESLMSLDLPTGVEIEIKTVGGGK